A genomic region of Alicyclobacillus sp. SO9 contains the following coding sequences:
- a CDS encoding alpha/beta hydrolase, with protein MQNNRSGSGTENMDWYDEVVGEGTAVVFLPGSGWSGSAGMNIADELKSGHQVRLLDLPGMGRSHGISGRITTKQMAEWLKEYLDDRSIADCHLIGHSLGGAIAMMFAAKYPHRLKSLTLLDIGHRRVPRFPVRMLGSVGYIAPLISWLERIFGPKVLSSLVSGDNSVSGDPNLQSNSPDNGSVTQERIEEVKRKGWYQLQDDSYLLKALEYEPTVSAAGLGLFIALYRMNPPQLLQAIAVPCMLLYGTYPEESQKTQQKIRKKANRLSKLNHAIVSRPVESGHYVHWASENTTHDIGDFIRQHDSARQ; from the coding sequence TTGCAAAACAACAGAAGCGGGAGTGGGACAGAAAATATGGATTGGTATGACGAGGTAGTGGGTGAGGGAACCGCAGTTGTGTTTCTGCCAGGCAGCGGGTGGAGCGGCAGTGCTGGGATGAATATCGCGGACGAATTGAAATCCGGGCATCAAGTCCGACTGCTGGATTTACCCGGCATGGGTCGAAGTCATGGTATCTCCGGTCGAATAACAACCAAGCAAATGGCAGAGTGGCTCAAGGAATACCTGGACGACCGAAGCATCGCCGACTGTCACCTGATTGGTCATTCCCTCGGCGGCGCAATCGCCATGATGTTCGCTGCCAAATATCCCCATCGACTTAAATCACTCACACTCCTGGACATTGGACATCGCCGAGTTCCTCGCTTTCCTGTCCGCATGTTGGGTTCTGTTGGCTACATAGCCCCTCTCATTTCCTGGCTGGAACGCATTTTTGGTCCGAAAGTCCTCAGCAGCCTCGTTAGTGGCGACAACTCTGTATCGGGAGACCCGAATCTCCAATCTAACTCTCCTGACAACGGTTCAGTCACCCAAGAAAGGATAGAGGAAGTAAAGCGCAAAGGCTGGTATCAACTGCAGGACGATAGCTACCTGCTCAAAGCCCTCGAATACGAACCCACTGTGTCTGCTGCCGGATTAGGACTGTTCATCGCGTTATACCGCATGAACCCTCCGCAACTCCTCCAGGCCATCGCTGTGCCTTGTATGCTCCTGTACGGCACCTATCCGGAAGAAAGTCAAAAGACACAACAGAAAATCCGTAAGAAAGCCAATCGTCTCAGCAAACTGAATCATGCAATTGTCTCGCGTCCCGTTGAATCCGGTCATTATGTACATTGGGCAAGTGAGAACACCACACATGACATCGGAGATTTCATCAGACAACATGACAGCGCAAGACAGTAA
- a CDS encoding bifunctional 2-polyprenyl-6-hydroxyphenol methylase/3-demethylubiquinol 3-O-methyltransferase UbiG, with protein MSDTDSTSRWNARYLERPNRLFQPETYLVEKLALFRAGSVMDVACGDGRNAIYLAQQGYNVTGVDFSIEGLNRLKGFASEAGVTIHTKVLNVDNASQFSQLGRYDNAIFVHFKPSVQTFAAVSELLRPHGVLCMTSFNTAHRISSPNFPAAFCHEEGEFLNRTQCLELVEYVSYQDTCGKFDGYIFRKCADY; from the coding sequence ATGTCAGACACAGACTCTACATCTCGTTGGAACGCACGATATCTGGAGAGACCCAACCGACTGTTTCAACCGGAAACGTATCTGGTGGAGAAATTGGCCTTGTTTCGAGCGGGATCGGTCATGGATGTGGCCTGTGGTGACGGTAGAAACGCAATTTATCTCGCTCAACAGGGATATAATGTGACGGGAGTAGATTTTTCAATAGAAGGACTAAATCGGTTGAAGGGGTTTGCCTCTGAAGCCGGTGTCACAATCCACACAAAGGTTCTCAACGTGGACAACGCAAGCCAGTTTTCACAATTAGGCCGGTATGATAATGCGATTTTTGTCCACTTTAAGCCCTCTGTTCAAACCTTCGCTGCCGTCTCTGAGTTGCTGCGCCCTCATGGCGTTCTGTGCATGACATCTTTCAACACAGCTCATCGCATAAGCTCCCCGAACTTTCCTGCAGCATTCTGCCATGAAGAAGGAGAATTTCTAAATCGAACACAGTGTCTCGAACTGGTTGAATACGTGTCCTACCAAGATACCTGCGGCAAATTTGATGGGTACATCTTCCGCAAGTGCGCCGATTATTGA
- a CDS encoding DUF2785 domain-containing protein translates to MNLPTLVQDKSFLKNTMDSDFNFPHNGISAAQLAFSLMPNLKSTDAVLRDELSFSILEKIIMEGLLSSIEVDELLDLAMSDDYLFSGIGEVNTDSVFTRSFAILVVAAGVEVDTEQQMFSSDRIHQITSVVLDYANREQDGRGFVEGKGWAHSVAHTADALDSCSHHPALSEEDRKAILDAIAHLVIRSASLAHNEDDRLAFPVFRMIQSENFSYHTLREWLSKFDIENTSSHESLIQLTNVQHFLRSLYFLVYWELGEHPFLADMSSQLKKLSIYYRYGVLPLSAT, encoded by the coding sequence GTGAATCTGCCGACACTGGTGCAGGATAAGAGTTTCTTGAAAAATACGATGGATAGCGATTTCAACTTTCCCCATAACGGAATTAGCGCTGCTCAATTGGCATTCTCGTTGATGCCAAATCTGAAGTCCACAGATGCTGTCTTGAGGGATGAACTATCCTTTTCCATATTGGAAAAAATCATTATGGAGGGTTTGTTGTCTTCAATTGAAGTAGACGAATTGTTAGACCTGGCCATGAGCGATGATTATCTATTTTCGGGGATTGGGGAGGTGAATACTGATAGTGTTTTTACGCGATCGTTTGCTATTTTAGTTGTGGCAGCAGGAGTTGAGGTGGATACAGAGCAGCAGATGTTTTCTTCAGATCGAATCCATCAAATAACGAGTGTAGTGTTAGATTATGCCAACCGAGAACAAGATGGCAGAGGGTTTGTAGAAGGGAAGGGTTGGGCGCATTCGGTAGCGCATACAGCCGATGCATTGGACTCCTGCTCGCATCATCCGGCACTTTCGGAAGAAGATAGAAAGGCGATACTGGATGCGATTGCACATCTTGTCATCCGCTCTGCATCGCTTGCACACAACGAAGACGACAGACTGGCATTTCCAGTATTCCGAATGATTCAATCCGAGAACTTCAGCTACCATACTCTTCGCGAGTGGCTCAGTAAGTTTGACATAGAGAATACGTCATCCCACGAGTCTCTCATACAACTGACCAATGTCCAGCATTTCTTACGGAGTCTTTACTTCCTAGTCTATTGGGAACTTGGGGAACACCCGTTCCTTGCAGATATGAGCTCTCAACTGAAGAAGTTAAGCATCTACTATCGTTATGGCGTTCTGCCGCTGTCTGCCACGTAA
- a CDS encoding sensor histidine kinase yields MLSSREPYTEGDFADQPKWSETLLHLGRPIWQLAIVGLYAVSSDKVWFRAVMAVAAAMYIANSILLSTQTDDARWKKMQFRLLHLELGASFLLAVFMLLFSPRGPVSLLLLPTMLTYAWLGRDGDARREVWSVLLTVTIYITSIQLALMNGNSTTSVSNIFFSGQAIRALSAADVMTPAFYLLFGLYFVVITFASVLAWLVRRQWQERTRFREAAAQMQYQSEQLGRVNDEVNRYAARVYDLAAVEERNRIAGEIHDTVAHRLTALLVQLQGARRMMEGDDIESASENMRVSEALAREALDEVRKSVRAVGGKTTGKEGIAALRRLSLYYASLTGTDIQFTADPEVETLPPEFMGMLYRVVQEGLTNAQRHGRATVVEITLKRAGLKLQLDIRDNGRGAAEPSLGFGLSSMRTRFQRYGGDIKVTSEPGKGFLLQLNLPMWEASKD; encoded by the coding sequence GTGCTGTCAAGCAGAGAGCCCTACACTGAAGGAGATTTTGCAGACCAGCCCAAATGGTCAGAAACACTGCTGCATCTTGGCAGACCGATTTGGCAACTGGCCATTGTGGGCCTGTACGCTGTATCCAGCGACAAGGTGTGGTTTCGGGCTGTTATGGCAGTGGCTGCAGCAATGTACATCGCAAACAGTATCTTGCTGTCGACTCAAACAGATGATGCTCGCTGGAAGAAAATGCAGTTTCGACTGCTGCATCTCGAACTGGGTGCGAGTTTCCTACTCGCAGTTTTCATGCTTTTATTCTCACCGAGAGGACCGGTCAGTTTGTTGCTGTTGCCCACTATGCTGACTTATGCTTGGCTGGGTCGGGATGGGGATGCAAGGCGTGAAGTATGGTCTGTTTTGCTGACTGTCACCATCTATATCACCAGCATTCAGTTAGCCCTGATGAATGGGAACTCGACAACTTCTGTATCTAACATATTTTTTTCTGGACAGGCGATTCGCGCTCTGTCAGCTGCTGACGTGATGACGCCTGCATTTTATCTGTTGTTTGGCTTGTACTTCGTTGTCATTACTTTTGCCAGCGTGCTTGCTTGGCTGGTTCGACGGCAGTGGCAGGAACGAACGCGGTTTCGAGAGGCCGCAGCGCAGATGCAGTATCAGTCAGAGCAGTTGGGGCGCGTGAACGATGAAGTGAACCGATATGCGGCTCGGGTCTATGACTTGGCAGCCGTTGAGGAGCGCAACCGCATTGCTGGCGAGATTCATGATACGGTAGCTCATCGATTGACTGCTCTGCTGGTTCAACTTCAAGGTGCGAGGCGTATGATGGAGGGGGACGATATTGAATCCGCTTCAGAGAACATGAGAGTGTCTGAAGCGTTGGCACGTGAAGCATTGGATGAGGTGCGCAAATCCGTTCGAGCCGTTGGCGGGAAGACTACGGGCAAGGAAGGGATTGCTGCACTGCGACGGCTTAGCTTATATTACGCCTCATTGACCGGGACTGACATTCAATTTACAGCCGATCCCGAAGTCGAAACACTCCCCCCGGAATTCATGGGCATGCTCTACAGAGTGGTCCAGGAAGGACTGACCAACGCCCAGCGTCACGGGCGGGCTACAGTCGTCGAAATCACGCTGAAACGCGCAGGTTTGAAGTTGCAGCTTGATATTCGGGACAATGGACGGGGCGCAGCAGAACCCTCCCTCGGTTTTGGTCTTTCTTCAATGCGAACAAGATTTCAGCGCTATGGTGGGGATATTAAAGTGACATCAGAGCCCGGCAAAGGGTTCTTGCTGCAATTGAATCTGCCTATGTGGGAGGCGTCGAAGGATTGA
- a CDS encoding ABC transporter ATP-binding protein encodes MLEVQNLTKRFGDKTAVNNVSFQVHPGDAFGLLGPNGAGKSTTISMIAALLSPDSGEVVLDGHSLKRDERYVKERIGLVPQTIALYDHMTADENLQFWGTVYGLTGSKLKDNIDWCLQVAGLTEHRKQQIKKYSGGMQRRLNIAVGMVHRPQVLIMDEPTVGIDPQSRNHILETVKQLNSEGTTVIYTSHYMEEVQFLCKRLAIMDQGKMIAYGNLDDVKQVSGTLATIRIEVSGDANSAAEMLRQDLSLQHVTVTDGNLVFQAAEAANAVAKAVMALSKLGVQPAGISIEEPNLEAAFLHLTGRQLRDEEEG; translated from the coding sequence ATGCTAGAGGTACAGAACTTGACCAAGCGGTTTGGGGATAAAACGGCTGTGAACAATGTCAGTTTTCAGGTTCATCCGGGGGACGCCTTCGGTCTGCTTGGTCCGAACGGTGCGGGAAAATCAACGACTATATCGATGATTGCAGCTTTGCTCAGCCCGGATTCGGGAGAAGTTGTGCTGGATGGACATTCACTGAAACGAGACGAACGCTACGTAAAGGAACGGATTGGCCTTGTGCCACAGACGATAGCCCTGTATGACCACATGACTGCAGACGAAAACCTGCAGTTTTGGGGGACTGTGTATGGGCTGACGGGATCGAAATTGAAAGACAACATCGATTGGTGCTTACAAGTCGCGGGCCTGACAGAGCACCGAAAACAGCAAATTAAGAAGTATTCTGGAGGCATGCAGCGCAGACTGAACATCGCCGTGGGGATGGTACACCGGCCTCAAGTGTTAATTATGGATGAGCCGACGGTCGGTATTGACCCGCAGTCACGAAATCACATTCTTGAGACAGTAAAGCAGCTCAACAGCGAGGGAACCACGGTCATTTACACGAGCCATTATATGGAGGAAGTGCAGTTTCTTTGTAAACGTCTGGCGATTATGGATCAAGGCAAAATGATTGCCTACGGAAACTTGGACGACGTCAAACAAGTATCAGGAACGCTGGCTACCATCCGTATCGAAGTGAGCGGTGATGCAAACTCTGCGGCAGAGATGCTTCGACAGGATCTTTCGTTGCAGCATGTAACGGTTACGGACGGAAATTTGGTATTTCAGGCAGCAGAAGCAGCGAATGCTGTAGCCAAAGCTGTGATGGCTCTCAGCAAGCTAGGTGTTCAGCCGGCAGGTATCAGCATTGAAGAACCCAACCTGGAAGCGGCATTTTTGCACTTGACTGGCCGGCAACTGCGTGACGAAGAGGAGGGATAA
- a CDS encoding GGDEF domain-containing protein: MPVIKPEILSVQMKVVEGLVTGEPAKSIFASVFQGLTMRFPQCVACIWTADIKLNVVAMSLLAHINVPQFLRDEFSKLSESGDAESLSVTLKTLRTKIEAAFYECGLHNTSTRPLFNRQNRLLGIAAVGFEQAVTLSEVEQKMIEQYIRVGGLAIEREQLEKENHFLTFYDYLTEIPNRRFFHTQLSQDLQHAVESSEPLSLAMVDLDNFKYINDTFGHDVGDKLLLMISKRIVKSLRDSDTVARIGGDEFSMILPRMDGESALAHLRTLLQEVNKPAEIEGWRFPVSASIGVACYPNHGTDKETLLKRADMALYEAKQSEKLRINVF; the protein is encoded by the coding sequence ATGCCTGTCATAAAACCAGAAATCCTATCCGTTCAAATGAAAGTCGTTGAAGGACTGGTTACCGGAGAACCTGCCAAAAGCATATTTGCTTCAGTCTTCCAAGGTCTCACCATGAGATTTCCGCAATGTGTTGCTTGTATTTGGACGGCGGACATCAAGCTGAATGTCGTGGCAATGTCGTTGCTGGCACACATAAATGTTCCGCAATTCCTGCGTGATGAATTCTCAAAACTGAGTGAGAGCGGTGACGCTGAGAGTCTGTCTGTTACCTTGAAAACCTTGCGAACGAAGATAGAGGCAGCATTTTACGAGTGCGGGCTCCACAACACCAGCACGCGTCCTCTGTTTAATCGACAAAATCGTCTTCTTGGAATTGCAGCCGTTGGTTTTGAACAAGCAGTAACCTTATCTGAAGTTGAACAAAAAATGATTGAACAATACATACGGGTCGGCGGGTTGGCTATCGAGCGAGAGCAACTGGAAAAAGAGAATCACTTTCTGACCTTTTACGACTACCTCACTGAAATCCCTAATCGTCGTTTTTTCCATACTCAACTTTCACAGGACCTCCAACATGCAGTCGAATCTTCGGAACCCCTCTCATTAGCCATGGTCGATCTCGATAATTTCAAATACATCAACGATACCTTTGGCCACGACGTGGGGGATAAGCTCTTATTGATGATTTCCAAGCGAATCGTAAAATCCCTTCGTGATTCAGATACCGTAGCTCGTATCGGAGGCGATGAGTTTAGTATGATTCTTCCCAGAATGGACGGGGAGTCTGCGTTGGCTCATTTACGAACATTGTTACAAGAAGTGAACAAGCCTGCTGAAATTGAAGGGTGGAGATTTCCTGTGTCCGCCTCTATTGGCGTAGCATGCTATCCAAACCATGGAACGGATAAGGAAACTCTTTTAAAGCGTGCGGATATGGCACTGTATGAAGCCAAACAGTCGGAGAAACTGAGAATTAATGTGTTCTAA
- a CDS encoding nucleotidyltransferase family protein encodes MPAPPCLSGYLVYLSHTSTADGFANFPEVCTAVGAFLDRDEQMHLLTPHGPKTME; translated from the coding sequence GTGCCTGCACCCCCGTGTCTGTCGGGCTACCTTGTGTACTTGTCCCATACATCCACTGCCGACGGATTCGCCAACTTTCCTGAAGTGTGTACTGCTGTGGGTGCGTTTTTGGATCGCGATGAACAAATGCACTTGCTTACTCCACATGGTCCCAAAACGATGGAATGA
- a CDS encoding ABC transporter permease, with protein sequence MKIVLAIVRRFLLALIRNRANLGFMVVLPVVFTLVFGVIPTLSSNKTPIDVVNADSSQVSQAVLKHIKATPNIEAHTVSAATAKSDLRNMRASLIITLPKGMEKAAVSGKKVPLGWEKSPNAGDSSTMTVMSTLETNLRNWVLAGGAAVQTAKAKGVSNTHQLALAFTTGMQGANQIQNLVQTHSVDLSHGKVVQHTLGNAQKVTIGFATMFIIFTVFGTTSTVFREKVTGTWSRFKASPVSRTQILAGYGIGFFIVGWIQFLIMDVAGLVMFGHGIPMTGWTVAIMSFYVLAIVGIALCIAGVVKTIEQHMTIGSFIAIATSMLGGAYWPLDLEPNWMQKVALFVPQSWAMDAFKAVSVGAVSVSTLAVPLAVLGGFAIIFFSAGMVQLRYS encoded by the coding sequence ATGAAAATTGTGTTGGCTATTGTACGTCGATTTCTGTTAGCGCTGATTCGCAATCGTGCCAATTTAGGATTTATGGTTGTGCTTCCTGTCGTATTTACACTTGTCTTTGGCGTGATACCCACACTGAGCAGCAACAAGACACCCATCGATGTTGTCAATGCAGATAGTTCTCAAGTGTCTCAAGCCGTGTTGAAGCACATTAAGGCTACGCCGAATATCGAGGCACATACCGTCTCTGCTGCCACTGCCAAGTCGGATCTGCGCAACATGCGTGCAAGTCTCATCATTACCTTGCCAAAGGGTATGGAGAAAGCTGCTGTGAGTGGAAAAAAGGTTCCTCTTGGGTGGGAAAAGTCCCCCAACGCAGGGGACTCCTCAACAATGACAGTCATGTCTACGCTCGAAACCAATTTAAGAAATTGGGTACTCGCCGGCGGTGCGGCTGTCCAAACTGCAAAGGCAAAAGGTGTGTCCAATACGCACCAACTGGCTTTGGCATTCACAACCGGAATGCAAGGTGCCAATCAAATTCAGAACCTCGTTCAAACTCACAGCGTAGACCTTTCTCATGGGAAGGTCGTGCAACATACACTTGGTAACGCCCAAAAGGTGACTATCGGCTTTGCCACTATGTTCATTATTTTTACGGTCTTTGGAACGACCAGTACCGTGTTTCGAGAGAAAGTGACGGGAACGTGGTCCAGGTTTAAGGCCAGTCCTGTGTCCAGAACTCAGATACTAGCGGGATACGGCATTGGCTTCTTCATCGTGGGTTGGATCCAGTTTCTCATCATGGATGTGGCCGGACTTGTCATGTTTGGTCACGGCATTCCCATGACAGGCTGGACCGTCGCAATCATGTCGTTCTACGTACTGGCTATTGTCGGAATTGCTCTGTGCATAGCTGGAGTCGTCAAAACCATAGAGCAGCATATGACTATCGGCAGTTTTATCGCCATTGCCACAAGTATGTTGGGAGGAGCCTATTGGCCGCTTGACTTAGAACCCAACTGGATGCAGAAGGTTGCTCTGTTCGTCCCACAAAGTTGGGCGATGGATGCATTCAAGGCAGTCAGTGTTGGTGCCGTCTCAGTTAGTACATTGGCAGTACCCCTGGCTGTGTTAGGCGGATTCGCAATTATCTTCTTTAGTGCAGGCATGGTACAGCTTCGATACTCCTAG
- a CDS encoding YafY family protein, which translates to MNRFERMFGILLQLYGGHVVTAVELGKRFEVSTRTAYRDLEMLNELGVPIYAERGRFGGFRLLDGYYIPPLMFTRGEAISLLLGLAFVQSISVKPYSDDMESARLKLLSSIPNHLRKILEHADRVIGFESPSKDAFHVENILTPADDPLNNVNGDTEAKAIEVWMQAIFKSAAVRLTYRSPYRNQVEEVYINPLGMFYDRDHWYFVGQNRVESAGPKLWRSDRVQQIEQLHLPTNSQVQFDVRSFLNRNWLQSAMSEWREQAPVKIRMTPAQATRLSQDWYYIHATYEQIGSHTVMMTYGEDNVTTVLELLRWLGPGAELIEPQEWRKIVYEELKSMMKTYDT; encoded by the coding sequence ATGAACCGATTTGAACGCATGTTTGGTATCCTTCTGCAACTATATGGTGGACATGTAGTCACTGCAGTTGAATTAGGTAAACGGTTTGAAGTCTCTACCAGGACAGCGTATCGTGACTTAGAGATGCTCAACGAGTTGGGGGTACCGATCTACGCCGAACGCGGTCGTTTCGGTGGATTTCGTCTTTTAGACGGGTACTATATCCCACCATTGATGTTTACAAGAGGGGAAGCAATCTCTCTGTTACTGGGATTAGCTTTTGTACAAAGTATCTCAGTGAAGCCATACTCAGACGACATGGAATCAGCACGGCTAAAATTGCTCTCGTCGATTCCGAATCATTTGCGGAAAATCCTAGAACATGCGGACAGAGTGATTGGATTTGAGTCCCCGTCAAAGGATGCCTTTCACGTCGAAAACATTTTAACTCCAGCGGATGATCCGTTGAACAATGTGAACGGGGATACCGAGGCAAAGGCGATTGAAGTCTGGATGCAAGCCATCTTCAAATCTGCAGCGGTTCGTTTGACTTATCGCTCACCGTATCGAAATCAGGTAGAAGAAGTTTACATTAATCCGCTTGGGATGTTTTACGATCGGGATCATTGGTATTTCGTGGGCCAGAATCGCGTCGAAAGCGCGGGCCCCAAATTATGGAGGTCAGACCGTGTTCAGCAAATCGAACAACTCCATTTGCCAACAAATTCACAGGTTCAATTCGACGTAAGGTCGTTTCTCAACCGCAACTGGCTGCAATCTGCCATGAGCGAGTGGCGTGAACAAGCCCCCGTCAAAATCCGCATGACACCTGCACAAGCGACGAGATTATCGCAGGATTGGTACTACATCCATGCAACTTATGAGCAAATCGGCAGCCACACTGTCATGATGACTTATGGAGAGGACAACGTTACCACTGTACTCGAATTGCTTCGATGGCTGGGCCCAGGAGCAGAACTGATAGAGCCACAGGAGTGGCGTAAGATTGTCTATGAAGAGCTGAAAAGTATGATGAAGACATACGACACTTAA
- a CDS encoding GNAT family N-acetyltransferase, giving the protein MKLVGDKIYLRFLEVHDAAAKLALNVRNRSFFEPFVTTRDDSYYTLETQLQSIKVAVDSKEKDQGYFWGVFLRESDDLIGFVSLTEVVRGPLQSGWLGYSLDSAQNGRGYTTEAVRLVVSYAFNTLQLHRIEAGVMPHNLGSIRVLEKAGFKREGLSKKNVLINGKWEDHLHFAVINPED; this is encoded by the coding sequence ATGAAACTGGTTGGTGATAAAATTTATTTGAGGTTTTTAGAAGTACATGATGCTGCGGCAAAATTGGCATTGAACGTCCGAAACAGGTCTTTTTTCGAGCCGTTCGTTACAACCCGCGATGACAGCTATTATACTTTGGAGACGCAACTCCAGTCCATCAAAGTTGCTGTGGACAGTAAGGAGAAAGACCAAGGGTACTTTTGGGGTGTATTTCTACGTGAATCAGATGACTTGATTGGGTTTGTGTCGCTGACAGAGGTGGTGCGGGGGCCGCTGCAATCAGGTTGGCTGGGTTATAGTTTGGACAGTGCTCAAAATGGCCGCGGATATACGACTGAAGCTGTCCGCCTTGTTGTGAGTTATGCGTTCAATACTCTTCAGCTACATCGAATTGAAGCAGGAGTAATGCCTCACAATTTGGGTTCCATCAGGGTACTCGAAAAAGCCGGCTTCAAAAGAGAAGGACTATCCAAGAAAAACGTCCTTATTAATGGCAAGTGGGAAGACCATTTACATTTCGCCGTCATAAATCCAGAGGATTAA
- a CDS encoding response regulator transcription factor: MIQVCIVDDQRLMRDGLKTLLGLESDIEVIATAENGDRAVQSAKDLSIDVMLLDIRMPVKGGIEAIKEIHEISPDTRILMLTTYDTRDDVVGALSAGAVGYLLKDMPAEEIADAIRVAHRGGAVLPPGIANTFLAAMQSSVSSSSQSDMNQPALHESERLLQHPERPKPRASADHAEHAEHADISSEAAASTLSPSKAGLTDREMDVLHCLAQGLSNREIARQLFVTEGTVKNHVSNLIAKLALRDRTQAALYAVRNGYGNL; this comes from the coding sequence TTGATTCAGGTCTGTATCGTGGATGACCAACGCTTGATGCGAGACGGATTAAAAACCTTATTAGGGTTAGAGTCTGATATTGAAGTCATTGCAACTGCTGAGAACGGAGACCGAGCTGTTCAATCTGCGAAAGACTTATCCATTGACGTCATGTTGCTGGATATTCGGATGCCGGTAAAAGGCGGCATAGAGGCCATCAAGGAAATTCATGAAATATCGCCGGATACACGCATTTTGATGTTGACGACGTACGATACACGAGATGACGTCGTCGGTGCATTGTCCGCAGGTGCCGTCGGATATTTGTTAAAGGACATGCCTGCTGAGGAGATTGCGGATGCAATACGCGTGGCTCACCGCGGAGGGGCAGTTCTTCCGCCTGGCATTGCAAACACGTTTTTGGCGGCAATGCAGTCCAGTGTTTCTTCAAGCTCCCAATCTGACATGAACCAGCCAGCTCTTCATGAAAGCGAGCGTCTTCTTCAACACCCGGAGCGTCCGAAGCCCCGGGCTAGTGCGGATCACGCGGAACACGCGGAACACGCGGATATATCCAGCGAAGCAGCCGCCTCGACGCTTTCTCCGTCGAAGGCAGGACTTACAGATAGAGAAATGGATGTCTTGCATTGCCTTGCACAAGGGTTGTCCAACAGGGAGATTGCGCGTCAGCTGTTTGTGACGGAAGGAACCGTCAAGAACCATGTCAGCAATCTCATTGCCAAGCTCGCATTGCGCGACCGGACTCAAGCGGCGCTCTACGCGGTCCGCAACGGCTACGGCAACTTGTGA
- a CDS encoding ABC transporter permease — protein MVLRIAFTMARANLWKLLRDRKALLMLIAMPLLLTAILSNALSSVFGSAASIPKFTIAVVNQDTGQYGQSLVNFLDSQTKQLTVRKVTNITDARKLVKSGEASLDLSIPKNYSTTITSGKSVKMQIEAPLNKDTDKAVINGMISAYGQQMASMTYLKQQSAKAGKALEPQQLQIQTQDSGLHPIGSGAYYAIGMMVMFLLTNAFNRGSSMVEEKESDLYKRMIASPASRYALAAGHWVSNFVVLLVQGTVLLVGARYLLNIHFGPPAQMAILLVSYAFSLSGVTIAVGSLINNQQVTSGLGNIGSQIAAVLGGSIFPIYGFPKFMQTIAHILPNGTAVAAMVNSVLGISTRGLLLPVLYMLAVGLVMGLAASIRYGRRLA, from the coding sequence ATGGTACTGCGGATTGCGTTTACGATGGCGAGAGCAAACTTGTGGAAGCTCTTGCGGGATAGAAAAGCGTTGTTGATGCTGATTGCCATGCCTTTACTCCTGACCGCCATTTTAAGTAACGCATTGAGCTCTGTGTTTGGTTCGGCCGCGTCCATCCCGAAGTTCACCATTGCCGTGGTCAATCAGGACACGGGACAGTACGGTCAGAGTCTGGTCAACTTCCTTGATTCACAAACAAAACAGCTGACTGTACGGAAGGTGACCAACATTACAGACGCAAGGAAGCTTGTAAAAAGCGGCGAAGCATCCTTGGACCTTTCTATTCCGAAAAACTATAGTACGACAATCACTTCAGGCAAGTCAGTGAAAATGCAAATAGAGGCACCTTTGAACAAGGATACAGACAAGGCTGTCATCAACGGCATGATTAGCGCTTACGGACAACAAATGGCAAGCATGACTTACTTAAAACAGCAGAGTGCCAAAGCTGGTAAAGCTTTAGAGCCGCAGCAACTTCAAATTCAGACACAGGACTCAGGGTTGCATCCAATTGGATCTGGCGCCTATTACGCCATCGGAATGATGGTGATGTTCCTGCTCACCAACGCTTTTAACAGAGGTTCGTCCATGGTAGAAGAGAAGGAAAGCGACTTGTACAAAAGGATGATTGCCTCACCTGCATCTCGCTACGCCCTTGCTGCCGGTCACTGGGTATCCAATTTTGTTGTTTTGCTCGTGCAAGGGACAGTATTGCTGGTTGGAGCCAGATACCTGCTAAACATTCACTTTGGCCCGCCTGCCCAGATGGCCATATTGCTGGTTTCCTATGCCTTCAGTTTGTCAGGAGTAACGATTGCTGTGGGCAGTCTTATCAACAACCAGCAAGTTACGTCAGGACTTGGTAACATTGGGTCTCAAATTGCTGCAGTACTTGGCGGGAGTATCTTCCCGATTTACGGGTTTCCAAAGTTCATGCAGACCATCGCACATATTTTACCCAATGGCACTGCAGTGGCGGCCATGGTGAACAGCGTCTTGGGCATTTCTACACGAGGTTTGCTGTTACCTGTGCTCTATATGCTTGCGGTAGGCCTCGTAATGGGTCTCGCAGCAAGTATCCGCTATGGCAGACGGCTGGCGTAG